The Xylophilus rhododendri region GGCCCGCCTCGGGTGGATGTGGCTGGGGTGTTCTGCATGGAATATCGGGAAAGGGAAAAAGCTTCAGGCGCCGGGCAGGCCCAGGCGGACCGCCGTCTCGACGATGGCGCGGGCGCGGGCCAGGAAAGGCGCGTCGATCATCTTGCCGTCCACCACCCAGGCGCCGGTGCCGCTGTCCTCGGCCGCGCGGGCGCCATCGACCACCTTGCGCGCATGGGCGATCTCCTCGTCGCTGGGCCGGAAGGCGGCGTTGGCCAGCGCGATCTGGCTGGGGTGGATGCAGCTCTTGCCGAGAAAGCCCAGGCGCCGCGCCATGTCGGCCTCGGCCCGGTAGCCTTCCACGTCACGCACATCGGCGAAGGCGCCGTCGTAGGCGAATACACCGGCTTCGCCGGCCGCCATGCGGATGGCGAACATGGCGGCGCGCACATTGTCCGGATCGCGCCGGGCGATGCCCAGCGGCTCGAACAGGTCGCCCAGGCCCATCTGCAGGCCGGCCACCCGCGGATGGGCGGCTGCCAGCGCGGCGGCATTGCGCAGGGCCTTGGGCGTCTCGATGTTGAGCAGCAGGCGCACCGGCTGGCTCACGCCATTGGTCCGCTCGGCCTGGATCAGGGCTTCCACCGCCTGGATCACCTGGGCCGGCTCCTCGGGCTTTGGCAGGTTGAGCAGGTCCAGCCCGGGCCGCACCACCGCCGCCAGGTCGGGCGCGAAATGCGGCGTGTCCAGCGGATTGACACGCACGATCATCACCTTGCCGCGCTTGACCGCCGGGTCGGCCACGCGGGCCAGGAAGTCGCCCAGCGTCTGCCGCGCCTCGGCCTTGCGAGACTCGGCCACGGCGTCCTCCAGGTCGAAGGACAGGGCATCGGCATCGCCCGCCAGGGCCTTGTCGAAGAGTTCCGGGCGGGAGCCGGGCACGAAGAGTTTGCTGCGCATGGGGATGTGTTTGGTGTGTGGGGTTCAGAGCTGGGCGCGTGTGTCGTGGCGGGCCAGCCGGCCGAGCAGGTGTTCCACCTCGGCCTTGGTGGCGGCCGTGAGCGGCGCGAAGGGCTGGCGCAGCGTCGGCGAGCCGAGCAGGCCGCGGCGGTACAGCAGGTATTTGCGCACCGTCAGGCCGATGCCCGGCTGCTGCTCGTAGCGCAGCAGCGGCAGGTGGGCATCGAACAGGTCGTGCGCCTCCTCGCGCTGGCCGGCCCGGGACAGGCGCACCAGGTCCACCAGCATGTCGGGGAAGGCATAGCCGGTGTTGGCGCCGTCGGCGCCGCGCTCCATCTCGTAGTCCAGGAACAGGCCGTTGTTGCCGGTCAGGATGGCGATGTGGCGCATGGCGCCCTCGCGTTCCCAGGCACGCAGGGTGGAGATCTTCTCCAGCCCCGGCCAGTCCTCGTGCTTGAGCATCACGCAGGAAGGGTTGTCCTGCACGATGCTGCGGATCACGCCGGGTGTCATCTGCACGCTGAAGGTCAGCGGATAGTCCTGCAGCACGAAGGGCACGTCCTCGCCGATGGCCTGCGCCGCCTGGCGGTAGTAGCTGACGATCTGGTCGTCGGTGCGCAAGGTGTTGGGCGGGGCGATCATCACGCCGGCCGCGCCCGCATCCATCACGTCGCGGGTCAGCGCCCGCATGGCGGCGAAGCCCGGCGCGGACACGCCGACGATCACCGGCAGCCGGCTCGCCCGCTGGATCATGCGGCGGGCCACGTCCACGCTTTCGGCATGTTCGAGCTTGGGCGCCTCGCC contains the following coding sequences:
- a CDS encoding dihydrodipicolinate synthase family protein, whose product is MALTSDASGVYPIAPTPFLDDGRIDTAAIDRLTDFYLGCGATGITVLGQLGEAPKLEHAESVDVARRMIQRASRLPVIVGVSAPGFAAMRALTRDVMDAGAAGVMIAPPNTLRTDDQIVSYYRQAAQAIGEDVPFVLQDYPLTFSVQMTPGVIRSIVQDNPSCVMLKHEDWPGLEKISTLRAWEREGAMRHIAILTGNNGLFLDYEMERGADGANTGYAFPDMLVDLVRLSRAGQREEAHDLFDAHLPLLRYEQQPGIGLTVRKYLLYRRGLLGSPTLRQPFAPLTAATKAEVEHLLGRLARHDTRAQL
- a CDS encoding HpcH/HpaI aldolase/citrate lyase family protein, with product MRSKLFVPGSRPELFDKALAGDADALSFDLEDAVAESRKAEARQTLGDFLARVADPAVKRGKVMIVRVNPLDTPHFAPDLAAVVRPGLDLLNLPKPEEPAQVIQAVEALIQAERTNGVSQPVRLLLNIETPKALRNAAALAAAHPRVAGLQMGLGDLFEPLGIARRDPDNVRAAMFAIRMAAGEAGVFAYDGAFADVRDVEGYRAEADMARRLGFLGKSCIHPSQIALANAAFRPSDEEIAHARKVVDGARAAEDSGTGAWVVDGKMIDAPFLARARAIVETAVRLGLPGA